In the Candidatus Krumholzibacteriia bacterium genome, CGGGCAGCTCATGAGCCCGGTGGCCGGCGCGACCAGGCGGAGGGCCGCGTCACGCAGCGGACGAGGGGTGCGGGCGAGCGTGCGGTCGCTCGCGCGGTAGAGGTCGCGGATGCCGATCATGGGGTTGCCTTTCTCGTGCGGGTCGAGGTCGAGGCTCGTCGTACTGCTCGTCGTCGTGCCCAGCGGCGCTCCCGGCGATGCGGGGGCAGCGTGCGCATTCCGGATGTGGGAGACCGCCGTCCGGTGCGGTGGGAGATCCACGTTCGACGTCGCGCGCGGCGAGACGTCGAATCGAGGATGCACCGTTGGTGGCAGCGATTCGTGAGGCCGACGAGAAGCCTCGAGGGTCCGATGTCCGTCACGTGATGTCCTTCAGGACCTGATGTCGGGAGCCAGGGAACACCTTGAGGCTTCCGATCCTTCCCCGTGAAGGAGAACGAAGGCGAAAGTCACAGAGTCGGGACGAAGAAGAAGTGCAGGCGGTGGGATCCTCGTGCATCGTTCCGGGCGAAGGAACGACATGGATGTAGGTTCACACCCGTGAACCGAAGACGTCGCTCATGATCCCCGTCGGAGCGAGGGGTCGGGGTTGGCGTCATCTTCCCATCGTTCCCCACGCCCTCCGACATCCCCGATGAGCGAGACCAGAGACCGGATCCGCCGCGCCGGTATCCTCCTGTTGATCATGACGGCCATCACCCTGACCGGCTGCGCCGGCGAGTGGGAAGCCGAAGTCGAGAGCACCACCAGCTGGAGCGGGTCCTTCGACGGCCGGACGGTCGACGGCCGTGGCGATCGCATGATCTCCGTGGGCCGCGACGAGGTGACGTGCGTCGTCGTGCAGAAGGACACCCGGAGCGGGTCCCTGCGGGTCCGACTGCGCCGCGACCACACGTTCATGTTCGACGAGGAGACCGACTGGAAGTCGACGACGGCGGAGTTCGGCGTGGTGACTGTGTGTTCGGACGATTGAGATCGGGTTTCCGGGGGGGCGGCGTCGTCGGTCCGGTCGCGCATGGAAGCAAGCGGTCGGTCGAGCGCCTCGCCGTCGATCACGGTTCCGTACCGTACGTCGACGTAAACGAGATTCCACTTCTGACGACTTTCGAGATGGAGCACGCGACCGTGCTCCTCCGGGGCCGACGGACTCCCCGATCCGCCGGGAGTTGTCGACCCGTAGGCCGACCACATGGACGCCGTCAGGCAGAAAGTCAGAGGATGACGTGAGCTCGCTCTATCACAAGCAGAACTTGACTCCCCAGCAGCTGCAGTTGTTCGAGTCGGAGATGTCCGACAAGCGCAAGTCCAGCGGGATCTCCTTCGTGCTGTGGTTCTTCCTCGGTCTGTTCGGGGGCCATCGTTTCTACCTCGGTCAGGTCGGACCGGGAGTTCTGATGTTGCTCACCGGGGGCGGTCTGGGTCTGTGGTGGCTGATCGACCTGTTCCTGCTCAGTGGCATGGTGAGCAAGGTGAATGACCGGACGGAGGCCGAGGTGCTCCAGAGCATCCAGCTGTACGACCAGGCACAGAAGAATGAACAGGCTCCGGAGCTCGTCGGGGCCTGAGGACGTTGCGAATCGCAAGGGGCTCTACCGGGTGAAGGTCACGATGAGAAAGGAAGACCTCAGTCGTCGAGAGCTCCTGCGATTCGAACTCGAGAGTCGCGAGGGACTGCCCACCCCCGAGGTGACGTGGATGCTGTGGGTTTTCTTCTCGGCATTCGGTGCTCATCGATTCCATCTCGGAGATGCGAAGCACGGAGCTGCGATCCTGCTCGGTACCGTCGGCGCCGTCGTCTGGGGAATCGTGGCACTGATCGAATCGACGCGAACCGGGGTTGGTGCCGGATCGTTGGCAGGCGCGTTCGTTCTCTTCGTCGTGTCGGTCGTCTGGAGCTGGGTCGACGCCCTGTTCATCAATCGTCGTCTCAGGAGCATTCGCTGGAAGAGGGAAGAGCAGACGCTGAAGGCCATCGGTGCAGATCGGGGGCACATCCGAAACTCGGTGCGTCGCCAGGGATGACGTTGGCGCCGATGACCGCCGCCGTGGAAGTCGGTGGCTCGGTGTGGCAGACTCGACGTAAGTGATCATGACTCGCGCACTCGCGGAGGCACGGCCATCGTGCAGATCAGTCATCAACTCGCGAAGATCTTCGAAGCCCTCGCCTTCGCCGCCGACAAACACCGCTTGCAGCGCCGCAAGGACGCCGAGGCTTCGCCCTACATCAACCACCCGATCACGGTGGCCCGGATCCTGGTCGACGAGGGCGGCGTGACCGATCTCGACCTCGTACGCGCGGCCGTGCTGCACGACACCGTCGAGGACACCGAGACCACCGAGGCCGAACTACGCGACCGCTTCGGCCACCGGGTCGCCGACCTGGTGATGGCCGTGACCGACGACAAGAAGCTGCCGAAGGCCGAACGCAAGCGCCTGCAGATCGAGCACGCCGCGCGGCTGTCGGACGACGCGAAGGCGATCAAGCTCGCGGACAAGATCGCGAACGTGCGCGACGTGCTCGCGAATCCGCCGGCGAAGTGGCCGGAGGAGCGGCGGCGGGAGTACCTGGAGTGGGCGAAGGCCGTGGTGGACGGGTTGCGGGGGGCGCATCCGGGGTTGGAGGGGGTGTTCGATCGGGCGGTGGAGGGCGGATGACGGCTCGCGCCACCCACTTCCGCCGCGGAAGTGAGCCTGGCACTTGCCGGCTTCGTCGCCTGCTGCCAGGATGCGCGGCGCATCACCCTGGTCGCCTCCATCCACACGAACCACCATGCGCATCCTCCACACCGCCGACTGGCACCTCGGCCGTCACTTCCACCACGCCAGCCTCCTCGACGACCAGGCCCACGCGCTGGACCAGCTCGTCGATCTGGCCACCGACGCGCGCGTCGACGTGGTCGTCGTGGCCGGCGACGTCTACGATCGCTCGGTCCCGCCGGCCGATGCCGTCGGGCTGCTCGACGACACGCTGCACCGGCTGACCCGCGACGTCGGGGTGCCGGTGGTGGTGATCGCCGGCAACCACGACAGCGCCACGCGGCTGGGCTTCGCCGCGCGGATGGCGCGCGAGGGCGGGCTGCACCTCTACGGGCCGCTCGGGGCGGCGACCGAGCCCCTGGTCCTCGACGACGCGCACGGGCCGGTGGCGCTGTGTCCCCTGCCCTACGCCGATCCCGCCGACGTGCGGCTGCACACCGACGACGACACCGTGACCTCGCACGATGCGGCGCACCGCACGCTGACCGCACGGCTGGTACGCAAGCTGCCGCGCAACGCGCGGACGGTCGCGGTGGGGCACTGCTGGGTCGTCGGCGGGCAGGAATCCGAGTCCGAGAGGCCGCTCACCGTGGGCGGCACGGGGCAGGTCGACGCCGCGCACTTCGCGCCCTTCTACTACACCGCGCTCGGGCATCTGCACCGACCGCAGACGATCGGCGGGGACATCCACTACTCCGGGTCGCTGTTGAAGTACTCCTTCAGCGAAGCCACGCACCACAAGTCCGTGACGATCGTCGAGCTCGACGCCGAGGGAACGCCGTCGCTCGAACGCGTGGAGCTCGCGCCGAAGCGCGACGTGCGGATCCTCGAGGGCGCACTCCAGGAGCTGCTCGCCGCGCCCGATGGCCACCGCGACGACTACCTGCTCGTGCGGCTGACCGATCCGCACGCGATCCTCGATCCCATGGGAAAGCTGCGGCAGGTGTATCCGAACGTGCTGCACATCGAACGACCCGGCCTGCAGGGAACGGCCCGCGGCCAGGGCACGGCCACGCGCGAGCAGCTGCG is a window encoding:
- a CDS encoding HD domain-containing protein — protein: MQISHQLAKIFEALAFAADKHRLQRRKDAEASPYINHPITVARILVDEGGVTDLDLVRAAVLHDTVEDTETTEAELRDRFGHRVADLVMAVTDDKKLPKAERKRLQIEHAARLSDDAKAIKLADKIANVRDVLANPPAKWPEERRREYLEWAKAVVDGLRGAHPGLEGVFDRAVEGG
- a CDS encoding TM2 domain-containing protein gives rise to the protein MSSLYHKQNLTPQQLQLFESEMSDKRKSSGISFVLWFFLGLFGGHRFYLGQVGPGVLMLLTGGGLGLWWLIDLFLLSGMVSKVNDRTEAEVLQSIQLYDQAQKNEQAPELVGA
- a CDS encoding TM2 domain-containing protein — protein: MKVTMRKEDLSRRELLRFELESREGLPTPEVTWMLWVFFSAFGAHRFHLGDAKHGAAILLGTVGAVVWGIVALIESTRTGVGAGSLAGAFVLFVVSVVWSWVDALFINRRLRSIRWKREEQTLKAIGADRGHIRNSVRRQG
- a CDS encoding exonuclease SbcCD subunit D; translated protein: MRILHTADWHLGRHFHHASLLDDQAHALDQLVDLATDARVDVVVVAGDVYDRSVPPADAVGLLDDTLHRLTRDVGVPVVVIAGNHDSATRLGFAARMAREGGLHLYGPLGAATEPLVLDDAHGPVALCPLPYADPADVRLHTDDDTVTSHDAAHRTLTARLVRKLPRNARTVAVGHCWVVGGQESESERPLTVGGTGQVDAAHFAPFYYTALGHLHRPQTIGGDIHYSGSLLKYSFSEATHHKSVTIVELDAEGTPSLERVELAPKRDVRILEGALQELLAAPDGHRDDYLLVRLTDPHAILDPMGKLRQVYPNVLHIERPGLQGTARGQGTATREQLRRSDEELFRAFYEDATGDDWIDGADTAFEAVLTELARRDDDGGAR